Proteins encoded together in one Parcubacteria group bacterium window:
- the sufC gene encoding Fe-S cluster assembly ATPase SufC: MLSINNLSVQADEKTIIHTVSYDFAPGKIYAIMGVNGSGKSTLAKTIMGDPSLRVLSGDITLDQKNITSLPPQERAHLGIFLAPQSPLAIPGVTVQQLLRTAIPRDTQDSATLLKRITDVAQDLDMKKELLSRSLNENFSGGERKKMEMLQAAILDPRYIILDEIDTGVDVDALATIATFIKKMKTNDPQKTFIIITHYNRILSQLPVDEVLIMHNGTITEHGDAALAEKIEKDGYKK, translated from the coding sequence ATGCTCTCCATCAACAATCTCTCCGTGCAAGCGGATGAGAAGACGATCATTCATACTGTTTCTTATGATTTTGCACCGGGCAAGATCTATGCCATTATGGGCGTCAACGGCTCCGGCAAAAGCACCCTTGCCAAGACGATCATGGGCGATCCTTCTCTCAGAGTTCTCTCCGGCGACATTACACTGGATCAAAAAAATATTACATCACTTCCACCGCAAGAGCGCGCTCATCTCGGGATTTTTTTGGCGCCACAATCGCCTCTCGCGATCCCCGGCGTCACAGTGCAACAACTCTTGCGCACGGCAATCCCTCGCGACACACAGGATAGTGCTACATTGCTAAAAAGGATCACTGACGTGGCACAGGATCTTGATATGAAAAAAGAACTTCTCTCACGATCGCTCAACGAAAATTTCAGCGGTGGTGAACGCAAAAAGATGGAGATGCTTCAAGCGGCAATCCTCGATCCTCGCTACATCATCCTCGATGAGATCGACACAGGCGTTGATGTTGATGCTCTCGCGACGATTGCCACATTTATCAAAAAAATGAAAACGAACGATCCGCAAAAAACGTTTATCATCATCACACACTATAACCGCATCCTTTCACAATTACCGGTTGATGAGGTGCTCATCATGCACAATGGCACGATCACAGAACACGGCGACGCCGCACTTGCGGAAAAGATCGAGAAAGACGGCTACAAAAAATAG
- a CDS encoding SufD family Fe-S cluster assembly protein, whose product MFILVVNKRKKEYKITTPGKHVFYFENLTADLTFVIAAEHAEVAIYGLYQGKDTDDFVLDISQIHTAPHTKSTALIKSVLRDNAQLHMRGKIRVEQNSVGTEALLTNTNLLLSKNAHVISMPQLEILPHEVHCTHAAQTKPLDPDQLDYLINRGITPHDARQLLIDGFLQEILQYKE is encoded by the coding sequence ATGTTTATACTCGTCGTCAACAAGCGAAAAAAAGAATACAAAATTACCACTCCCGGTAAGCATGTTTTTTATTTTGAAAATCTCACCGCTGATCTGACATTTGTCATTGCGGCAGAACACGCCGAGGTGGCGATCTATGGTCTTTATCAGGGCAAAGATACAGATGATTTTGTATTGGATATTTCACAAATTCATACCGCTCCGCATACAAAAAGTACAGCACTAATCAAAAGCGTCTTACGTGACAATGCACAGCTTCATATGCGTGGAAAAATTCGTGTAGAGCAAAATTCTGTTGGCACCGAAGCGCTTCTGACAAATACGAATCTCCTTTTGTCAAAAAATGCACACGTCATCAGTATGCCCCAATTGGAGATCCTTCCGCATGAGGTGCACTGCACACATGCCGCACAGACCAAACCACTTGATCCGGATCAGTTGGATTATCTCATCAATCGTGGCATCACACCGCACGATGCCCGACAATTACTCATTGATGGATTCTTACAAGAAATACTTCAATACAAAGAGTAA
- a CDS encoding GIY-YIG nuclease family protein, which yields MYYVYILRCKDKKPYIGCTQNLQERVDRHRNGFVPATKDRLPIALEFYCAFKNKYTAFQFEKYLKSGSGRAFTNRHFLKNS from the coding sequence ATGTATTATGTATATATCCTTCGTTGCAAGGACAAAAAACCATATATAGGGTGCACACAAAATTTACAAGAACGCGTTGACAGACACCGAAATGGTTTTGTTCCCGCGACAAAAGATCGTCTTCCTATAGCGCTGGAGTTTTACTGCGCATTCAAAAATAAATATACAGCATTTCAATTTGAAAAATATCTCAAATCCGGATCCGGACGTGCATTTACAAACCGTCATTTTTTAAAAAACTCCTAA
- the sufB gene encoding Fe-S cluster assembly protein SufB: MPEVSVSKTKRGISADIVQKISAYKKEDAWMHDFRLRSYDIFTQKKLPTWGPDLSHIDFDDMIYFLRATDKKSQSWDDLPPEIKETYDRIGVPEHEKKWLAGVSAQYESEVIYESMHKELEKQGVIFCDMDTAVRTYPDIVKKYFGKLIPPTDNKFAALNSAVWSGGSFIYVPKNVHVTLPLQAYFRINAERFGQFERTLIIADEGSSVHYIEGCTAPAYSTQSLHAAVVEIFVLKNAKIRYTTIQNWSKNIYNLVTKRAKAEEGATMEWIDCNLGSSITMKYPTVILAGENARGSMISMALANTDQTLDTGAKMIHIAPHTTSHIIAKSISIGSGVSNYRGLVSIASDAQNTKSYTQCDALLFDNISQSNTYPTMDIKNDTASVSHEASVESLDKEKLFYVMSRGLTEAQARSMMVNGFIEEITKEIPLEYSVELYRLINMEMGTRG, from the coding sequence ATGCCGGAGGTTTCCGTTTCAAAAACAAAACGCGGGATCAGTGCAGACATCGTACAGAAGATCAGTGCTTATAAAAAAGAGGATGCATGGATGCATGATTTTCGTTTGCGATCATATGACATCTTCACCCAGAAAAAACTTCCCACATGGGGACCGGATCTTTCACACATCGATTTTGATGATATGATCTATTTCCTCCGCGCCACAGATAAAAAATCACAGAGTTGGGATGATCTGCCACCGGAGATCAAGGAAACCTATGATCGCATCGGCGTGCCCGAGCATGAAAAGAAATGGCTTGCCGGCGTAAGCGCGCAATATGAAAGCGAAGTGATCTATGAATCCATGCACAAAGAATTGGAAAAGCAGGGCGTGATCTTTTGTGATATGGATACGGCTGTGCGCACCTATCCGGATATCGTCAAAAAATATTTCGGCAAACTCATTCCGCCGACAGATAACAAATTCGCCGCGCTCAATTCTGCCGTGTGGTCCGGCGGATCGTTTATCTATGTGCCAAAAAATGTTCATGTAACACTGCCTCTGCAAGCATACTTTCGGATCAACGCCGAACGATTCGGTCAATTCGAGCGCACACTGATCATTGCCGACGAAGGATCGTCCGTACACTATATCGAAGGATGCACTGCCCCGGCATATTCCACACAATCTCTCCATGCCGCAGTCGTGGAGATCTTTGTGCTCAAAAATGCAAAGATCCGCTATACGACGATCCAAAACTGGAGCAAAAATATTTACAACCTCGTCACCAAGCGCGCCAAAGCGGAAGAGGGCGCCACGATGGAATGGATCGACTGCAATCTCGGCTCCAGCATCACGATGAAATACCCCACGGTGATCCTCGCAGGAGAAAATGCGCGTGGCAGTATGATCTCCATGGCACTGGCAAACACCGACCAAACGCTTGATACCGGCGCAAAAATGATCCACATCGCACCGCACACCACATCACACATTATTGCCAAATCCATTTCCATCGGTAGCGGTGTGTCAAATTATCGCGGACTCGTCAGCATCGCATCCGACGCACAGAACACAAAAAGCTACACGCAATGCGATGCCCTCCTTTTCGACAACATTTCCCAATCCAATACCTATCCGACAATGGATATCAAAAATGATACGGCAAGCGTTTCCCACGAAGCAAGCGTCGAGAGTCTCGACAAGGAGAAACTTTTTTATGTCATGTCCCGCGGACTCACAGAAGCGCAGGCACGCAGTATGATGGTAAACGGTTTTATCGAAGAGATCACCAAAGAGATCCCACTTGAATATTCCGTAGAGCTCTACCGCCTCATTAATATGGAAATGGGAACTAGGGGGTAG
- a CDS encoding DHH family phosphoesterase, translating into MKNKIITSCHIFIDIDALACIFAYKELLDLKNEKVEMITTAKFNASITAKYRKINFKNKLPYAENMEFIVMDISEPDYFEEFVDLNSVSHIFDHHSGFETYWNTKIGKNAVIEHVGAAATLIYREYKKENLLNKISPLSAELLAVAILSNTLNFQSKITKQEDEMAYEELKKFFNYTPDFEKDYFLEVQKNIEKNVIDSLKNDSKQVNSELFIAQLEVWDSEHIIHNFSKEIQTFLQSPNSKFSFLNLIELSKKNNILIFNDRTTLEYIKKHFPEFNYNLKNNTATTSNVILRKEIIKKIDNINHSLTT; encoded by the coding sequence ATGAAAAACAAAATAATAACATCGTGTCATATATTTATAGACATAGATGCTCTTGCATGTATTTTTGCCTACAAAGAGCTCCTTGATTTAAAAAATGAAAAAGTAGAAATGATAACAACTGCAAAGTTCAATGCGAGCATCACTGCAAAATATAGAAAAATAAACTTCAAAAATAAACTTCCATATGCAGAAAATATGGAGTTCATAGTAATGGATATATCAGAACCCGATTATTTTGAAGAATTCGTAGATTTAAATTCGGTTTCCCATATTTTTGACCATCACTCCGGTTTTGAAACTTATTGGAACACAAAAATAGGCAAAAACGCTGTGATCGAACACGTTGGCGCAGCTGCAACTCTCATTTATAGAGAGTACAAAAAAGAAAATTTACTAAATAAAATATCCCCTCTATCCGCTGAATTACTAGCGGTTGCAATACTGTCTAATACTCTTAACTTTCAATCAAAAATTACAAAACAAGAGGATGAAATGGCATATGAAGAATTAAAGAAATTTTTTAACTACACACCTGATTTTGAAAAAGACTACTTTTTAGAGGTCCAAAAAAACATAGAAAAAAACGTCATTGATTCCTTAAAAAATGATTCAAAGCAAGTAAATTCTGAGCTTTTTATTGCGCAACTAGAAGTATGGGATTCAGAGCACATCATCCATAATTTTTCAAAAGAAATTCAAACATTTTTACAATCTCCCAATTCTAAATTTTCTTTTTTGAATTTAATAGAATTAAGTAAAAAAAATAATATTTTGATATTCAATGACAGAACAACACTGGAATACATAAAAAAGCATTTCCCAGAATTTAACTATAACCTTAAAAACAACACAGCCACAACTTCAAATGTTATTTTGAGAAAAGAAATAATCAAAAAGATTGATAATATAAACCATTCCCTTACTACATAA
- a CDS encoding four helix bundle protein, with protein MEKQIKNYKDLIVWKKSMELVNKVYTLTKKFPRDELFGLSSQMRRSAISLPSNIAEGHRRGTRKDYAHFITIAFGSGAELETQILIAKNQNYCSNKECESIDILLEEIMKMLNVLQSKLKSTPPPSTPHPPTP; from the coding sequence ATGGAAAAACAGATTAAAAATTACAAAGACTTGATTGTTTGGAAAAAGTCAATGGAATTAGTCAATAAAGTATACACTCTGACGAAAAAATTTCCGCGAGATGAGCTTTTTGGACTCTCCAGTCAAATGCGCAGATCAGCGATTTCTCTGCCCTCAAATATTGCGGAAGGACACCGCCGTGGCACCAGAAAAGATTACGCACACTTTATTACAATCGCTTTTGGCTCTGGCGCAGAATTAGAAACACAAATACTTATTGCTAAAAATCAAAATTATTGTTCAAATAAAGAATGTGAAAGCATAGATATTCTGCTCGAAGAAATTATGAAAATGCTCAATGTCTTGCAATCAAAGTTGAAGAGTACGCCTCCGCCGTCCACTCCCCACCCCCCTACCCCCTAA
- a CDS encoding DMT family transporter codes for MFGFDGLTKERQGEGIIFTESFLWSLFPIITILALRDVSSSLALFWSMIFATVFFGLILIMRKGWKDLKNREAFTDILAATFIINIVYYLLFFNGLRYTTAGNASLIGLTEMLFSFLFFNVWRREYLSGAHIVGAVLMLTGAIIVLLPNIHRFQLGDLLILLACSVTPFGNYFQRRARKYVGSETILFVRSVVSLPVIWVIVCMSGVSVLTIDLTGSLGFLFINGFVMLGLSKILWIEGIHRISVTKATAINSIVPLMTLIFAWMILGNAPTAYQMASFIPMFFGVMLLGKNNVVEIGRLQKIKNAI; via the coding sequence ATGTTTGGATTTGACGGTTTAACGAAAGAAAGACAGGGTGAGGGCATTATTTTTACCGAATCATTCTTGTGGAGTCTTTTCCCGATCATTACGATTTTAGCTCTCCGGGATGTTTCATCCTCGCTGGCTTTGTTTTGGAGTATGATCTTTGCGACGGTCTTTTTTGGGTTGATCTTGATCATGAGGAAGGGGTGGAAAGATCTCAAAAATAGGGAAGCATTTACGGATATTTTGGCGGCGACATTTATTATCAACATCGTGTATTATTTGTTGTTCTTTAACGGACTTCGCTATACAACTGCCGGCAATGCCAGTTTGATCGGTCTGACGGAAATGTTATTCAGTTTTTTATTTTTCAACGTATGGCGCAGAGAGTATCTCTCCGGGGCACATATCGTAGGGGCTGTTTTGATGCTGACGGGAGCGATCATCGTCCTTCTCCCAAACATACATCGTTTTCAGTTGGGTGATCTGTTGATCTTGTTGGCGTGCTCTGTCACGCCGTTTGGCAATTATTTCCAGAGACGTGCGAGAAAATATGTCGGGAGCGAAACGATCCTATTTGTGAGGAGTGTCGTGAGTCTCCCTGTGATCTGGGTGATCGTGTGTATGTCAGGCGTGAGCGTATTGACAATCGATCTCACGGGGTCTCTGGGATTTTTGTTTATCAATGGATTTGTCATGCTGGGCTTGTCAAAGATCCTGTGGATCGAAGGCATCCACCGCATCAGTGTCACAAAGGCCACGGCGATCAATAGCATCGTGCCACTTATGACGTTGATATTTGCATGGATGATTTTGGGAAATGCGCCTACGGCATATCAGATGGCGTCATTTATCCCGATGTTTTTTGGTGTGATGTTGTTGGGGAAAAACAATGTTGTCGAGATCGGACGTCTTCAAAAAATTAAAAATGCGATATAA
- the rpoC gene encoding DNA-directed RNA polymerase subunit beta', producing the protein MENATKVSDFDSVRLRLASPENILGWSHGEITKPETINYRTQRYEMDGLFCERIFGPSKDWECYCGKYKRIRYKGITCDKCGVEVTRSIIRRERMGHIQLAVPVSHIWFLRGVPSKIGLALGLSPQALEKVIYFSSYIVTDVDDDAREKAMENLESEFKHKQKEIKTSGDDERMQELKKQYRSKRDALRSLALYQILSEVEYFNLSTSFGQVFTAGIGAEAVQKILKNMNVDDMMKSLVQHLDDADSILKKKLLKRIKFYQGIKKADIHLEWMLPTIIPVIPPDLRPMVALDGGRFATSDLNDLYRRIINRNNRLKKLLELRAPEVITRNEKRMLQEAVDALFDNSARRGQASVAASTGQRRPLRSLADSLKGKQGRFRQNLLGKRVDYSGRSVIVIGPQLKLHQAGLPKRMALELFKPFIINKLIEREYAHNVRTAGRMVDNETEEAYEILDDIISHHYVMLNRAPTLHRLSIQSFQPVLIEGKAIQLHPMVCAAFNADFDGDQMAVHVPLTDKAREESANIMLSSKNLIKPASGEPITTPSLDLVLGIYYITHIKPGAKGEGKIFANIDEAILAYQNEAIAINAEITLLYKGKVYKTSAGRGMFNDILPASMRFLNQEMTKKELKDVVGKMLDTVGQEETAAFIDRVKNLGFKSVTLSGISWGMDDLVVPVEKKAILEDAKQKVAGIKESFDMGLLTNEERKNRTIDTWNKAKDDITDAVRAGLDKEGPVYSMVYSKARGSESVVVQMTGMKGLMAGATGETLELPVRSSYKEGLDVLEYFISTHGARKGMADTALRTATAGYLTRRLVDVAQDVIVTEENCGDRVGGYVYRQDSDRIGINFGSRVEGRTSVGAIKHPKTDKVIVESGVLIDKKQAQEIDKAGIEKVKIRTTTSCKTLRGICQKCYGVDLGRKGLVALGQAVGTVAAQAIGEPGTQLTMRTFHVGGVAGSDITQGLPRVEEIFEARTPKGESIISEIDGAVVDIEDDGGKTVTIVIEKEGKRKQQKKYNVPSNSTINVKKGDLVAKGTQLNEGHIDLKKLYETMGKEEVHRYIVREIQEIYASQGEGINDKHVEIIIRQMFSRIRITEAGDTTLIPGEIVEMSEFNDANIEAVESKGSGAEGEPMILGITKVALSTESFLSAASFQETARVLINAAITGKKDHLRGLKENVIIGRLIPAGTGFRQGKK; encoded by the coding sequence ATGGAAAATGCAACAAAAGTAAGTGATTTCGACAGCGTCCGACTCCGACTCGCAAGTCCGGAAAATATTCTCGGATGGTCGCATGGTGAGATCACAAAACCGGAAACGATCAACTATCGTACACAACGTTATGAAATGGACGGTTTGTTTTGTGAACGCATTTTTGGTCCGTCAAAGGATTGGGAATGTTATTGTGGAAAATACAAGCGTATTCGTTATAAAGGAATCACATGTGACAAATGCGGTGTTGAAGTAACACGTTCGATCATTCGTCGTGAGCGCATGGGACATATTCAGCTTGCTGTGCCTGTATCACACATTTGGTTTTTGCGCGGTGTGCCGAGTAAGATTGGTCTCGCTCTCGGACTTTCCCCACAGGCATTGGAAAAAGTGATCTACTTTTCATCATATATCGTGACGGATGTAGATGATGATGCGCGTGAAAAAGCGATGGAAAATCTTGAGAGTGAATTCAAGCACAAGCAAAAGGAGATCAAAACCAGCGGTGATGATGAGAGAATGCAAGAACTCAAAAAACAATATCGCAGTAAACGTGATGCGTTGCGATCTCTTGCTTTGTATCAGATCTTGAGCGAGGTGGAATATTTCAATCTGTCTACGAGTTTTGGTCAAGTTTTTACTGCGGGAATTGGCGCGGAGGCTGTGCAGAAAATCTTGAAGAATATGAATGTGGATGACATGATGAAAAGTCTCGTGCAACATCTCGACGATGCGGACTCCATTCTCAAGAAAAAACTTCTCAAGCGGATCAAATTTTATCAGGGCATAAAAAAAGCAGATATTCATTTGGAATGGATGCTGCCGACGATCATTCCTGTGATCCCGCCGGATCTCCGTCCGATGGTTGCATTGGATGGTGGACGTTTTGCAACGTCCGATCTCAATGATCTCTATCGTCGTATCATCAACCGTAACAATCGTCTGAAAAAATTGCTCGAATTGCGTGCACCGGAAGTGATCACACGTAATGAGAAGCGTATGTTGCAAGAGGCGGTTGATGCACTCTTTGATAATTCAGCACGACGTGGACAAGCATCTGTTGCGGCATCAACCGGACAACGACGTCCACTTCGTTCTCTCGCAGATTCATTGAAAGGAAAACAAGGACGTTTCCGTCAGAATCTCTTGGGTAAGCGTGTGGATTATTCAGGGCGTAGCGTTATCGTGATTGGTCCGCAACTCAAGTTGCATCAGGCCGGTCTGCCGAAACGCATGGCATTGGAACTTTTCAAACCGTTTATCATCAACAAGTTGATCGAACGCGAGTACGCTCACAATGTGCGTACGGCAGGACGTATGGTGGACAATGAGACGGAAGAGGCATATGAAATTTTGGATGATATTATCTCACACCATTATGTGATGCTTAACCGCGCGCCGACCCTTCACCGTTTGTCAATTCAATCATTCCAACCGGTATTGATCGAGGGTAAAGCAATCCAGTTGCATCCGATGGTGTGTGCCGCATTCAACGCAGACTTTGATGGCGATCAGATGGCAGTACATGTGCCACTTACGGATAAGGCACGTGAGGAAAGCGCAAATATCATGCTTTCATCAAAAAACTTGATCAAGCCTGCAAGTGGAGAGCCGATCACTACACCATCGTTGGATCTTGTGTTGGGAATCTATTACATCACGCATATCAAACCTGGCGCAAAGGGTGAGGGAAAAATCTTTGCGAATATTGATGAGGCGATCTTGGCATATCAAAATGAAGCGATCGCGATCAATGCAGAGATCACGCTTCTTTATAAGGGCAAAGTCTACAAGACATCAGCCGGACGCGGGATGTTCAATGATATTTTGCCGGCATCGATGCGCTTTTTGAATCAAGAAATGACAAAGAAAGAATTGAAAGATGTTGTTGGAAAGATGCTTGACACTGTCGGACAAGAGGAAACAGCAGCGTTTATCGATCGCGTCAAAAATCTGGGATTCAAGAGCGTTACACTTTCCGGTATCAGTTGGGGCATGGATGATCTCGTCGTGCCGGTGGAGAAGAAAGCGATCCTTGAGGATGCAAAGCAAAAAGTGGCAGGGATCAAAGAGAGCTTTGATATGGGACTTCTCACGAACGAAGAACGCAAGAACCGTACGATCGATACATGGAACAAGGCAAAAGATGACATTACGGATGCTGTGCGTGCAGGATTGGACAAAGAAGGTCCTGTATATTCCATGGTGTATTCCAAGGCTCGCGGTAGTGAATCCGTTGTCGTACAGATGACCGGTATGAAAGGTCTTATGGCTGGCGCGACAGGTGAAACATTGGAGTTGCCGGTACGTAGCTCATACAAAGAAGGTCTCGATGTGTTGGAGTATTTCATCTCAACGCATGGTGCGCGTAAAGGTATGGCAGATACGGCTCTTCGTACAGCAACTGCCGGTTATCTCACACGACGTCTCGTGGATGTTGCGCAAGATGTGATTGTCACGGAAGAAAACTGTGGTGATCGCGTGGGTGGATATGTCTATCGTCAAGACTCCGATCGCATCGGTATCAATTTTGGATCACGTGTAGAAGGACGCACATCGGTTGGCGCGATCAAACATCCAAAGACGGATAAGGTGATCGTAGAGTCAGGCGTTTTGATCGACAAAAAGCAAGCGCAGGAAATCGATAAAGCAGGCATCGAAAAGGTCAAAATTCGTACGACAACATCATGTAAGACATTGCGAGGTATTTGTCAAAAGTGTTATGGTGTCGATCTCGGTCGCAAGGGATTGGTTGCACTTGGTCAGGCTGTAGGGACAGTCGCAGCACAGGCAATCGGTGAACCGGGTACACAACTTACGATGCGTACATTTCACGTTGGTGGTGTTGCGGGATCTGATATTACACAAGGTTTGCCTCGTGTAGAAGAGATCTTTGAAGCACGTACGCCAAAGGGCGAGTCGATCATTTCCGAGATTGATGGTGCAGTTGTCGATATTGAGGATGATGGCGGAAAAACTGTAACGATCGTGATCGAGAAAGAAGGCAAGCGCAAGCAACAAAAGAAATACAATGTACCGTCAAATTCAACGATCAATGTCAAGAAGGGTGATCTCGTGGCAAAGGGCACACAGCTCAATGAAGGTCACATCGACCTCAAGAAGCTCTATGAAACAATGGGTAAGGAAGAAGTGCATCGCTATATCGTACGCGAGATTCAAGAGATCTATGCATCACAAGGTGAAGGTATCAACGACAAGCATGTCGAGATCATCATCCGTCAGATGTTCTCTCGTATCCGCATTACGGAAGCAGGAGATACGACACTTATCCCCGGTGAGATCGTAGAAATGAGCGAGTTCAATGATGCAAATATCGAGGCAGTAGAATCAAAGGGTAGTGGCGCAGAAGGTGAGCCAATGATCCTCGGTATTACCAAAGTTGCACTCTCTACGGAATCATTCCTCTCAGCGGCATCCTTCCAAGAAACGGCGCGCGTACTTATCAACGCGGCAATTACCGGAAAGAAAGATCATCTCCGCGGTCTCAAAGAAAATGTGATCATCGGACGCTTGATCCCGGCAGGAACAGGATTCCGTCAAGGTAAGAAATAG
- a CDS encoding nuclease-related domain-containing protein gives MGLLLIGIFLLLPIIVIIASVSQKNNQSQPTVPPPSNLHGKRCFDTSTTGERELLTLLKSTLNTDEYYIFSDIIIPDCFNITTEIDHIVISNHGIFVIENKDYTGWIFGNPNHKKWTEVIRGGKKYSFQNPLHQNYGHKKALQKALPFVEPSRFYSIIAFSRRAEFKTDIPNDVFFYDEIPDVIKSITDERIDMPRVLLSIGKLSYLCQSPSSDRQEHVNNVVKKQSPSEDVS, from the coding sequence ATGGGACTTTTACTTATCGGAATTTTTCTCCTCCTCCCAATTATCGTCATCATAGCCAGTGTCTCCCAAAAGAACAATCAGTCACAACCAACGGTCCCCCCTCCATCAAACCTGCATGGAAAAAGATGTTTTGACACATCAACGACTGGTGAACGTGAATTACTGACCCTACTAAAATCTACCTTAAATACAGACGAATATTATATATTTAGCGATATTATTATTCCTGACTGCTTTAATATCACAACAGAAATTGATCATATTGTCATTTCCAATCATGGAATTTTTGTAATTGAAAACAAGGATTATACAGGTTGGATATTTGGAAATCCTAACCATAAAAAATGGACAGAGGTGATCAGAGGAGGGAAAAAATACTCTTTTCAAAATCCTCTGCATCAGAATTATGGACACAAAAAAGCATTGCAAAAAGCCTTGCCATTTGTTGAGCCCTCACGTTTTTATTCAATTATTGCATTTTCTCGAAGAGCGGAGTTTAAAACAGACATACCAAATGACGTTTTCTTTTATGATGAAATACCGGATGTGATTAAAAGCATCACGGATGAACGCATAGATATGCCCCGAGTACTATTATCCATAGGTAAACTTTCATATCTATGTCAGTCACCATCATCGGATAGACAAGAACATGTCAATAACGTTGTAAAAAAGCAATCCCCTTCAGAAGATGTATCATAG